Proteins encoded together in one Amphritea japonica ATCC BAA-1530 window:
- the pobA gene encoding 4-hydroxybenzoate 3-monooxygenase, with protein sequence MKTKVAIIGAGPSGLLLGQLLSKQGISNIIVERVTGEYVLGRIRAGILEQGFVDLVREAGVADRMDAEGEVHEGFEIAVDGVSTRIDMKKLTGGDAVVCYGQVDITEDLMAARSSAGLETYYEADGVELKNVKSESPSVSFVHNGEKIELECDYIAGCDGFHGVSRQTIPAELRTEHERVYPFGWLGLLSETPPVSEELIYSKTKRGFALASMRSETRSRYYLQVPLTDKIEDWSDDAFWSELKKRLPVKAAANLVTGPSIEKSIAPLRSFICEPMQYGNMFLVGDAAHIVPPTGAKGLNLAASDVATLYKIMTRVYKEGDKSCIDQYSEIALRRVWHGERFSWWMTNMMHNFGDMSSHELEGETFERFMESELSYFTSSENGKRVIAEQYVGLPYEELAP encoded by the coding sequence ATAAAAACGAAGGTAGCTATTATTGGTGCAGGTCCCTCAGGCTTATTGCTGGGGCAGCTTTTATCAAAGCAGGGTATTAGTAATATTATTGTAGAGCGGGTGACGGGTGAGTACGTACTGGGTCGTATACGTGCGGGTATTCTTGAACAGGGGTTTGTTGATCTGGTTAGGGAGGCTGGCGTAGCTGACCGGATGGATGCGGAAGGTGAAGTACACGAAGGTTTTGAAATTGCTGTCGATGGGGTGTCTACCCGTATTGATATGAAGAAACTGACCGGTGGTGATGCGGTAGTTTGCTATGGACAGGTTGATATTACTGAAGACCTGATGGCGGCCCGTTCGAGTGCCGGGCTAGAAACCTATTATGAAGCTGATGGTGTCGAGCTTAAAAATGTTAAGTCAGAATCACCCTCGGTAAGCTTTGTGCATAATGGCGAGAAAATTGAGCTTGAGTGCGACTATATCGCTGGCTGTGATGGTTTCCATGGCGTTTCTCGCCAGACTATTCCAGCTGAGTTACGAACCGAGCATGAGCGAGTCTATCCGTTTGGTTGGTTAGGATTGCTGAGTGAAACCCCTCCGGTTAGTGAAGAGCTTATTTATAGCAAAACGAAACGAGGTTTTGCTTTGGCGAGCATGCGTTCAGAAACCCGCTCTCGTTATTACCTTCAGGTTCCTTTAACGGATAAGATCGAAGACTGGTCTGATGATGCATTCTGGAGTGAGTTAAAGAAACGGCTTCCGGTTAAGGCTGCTGCTAATTTGGTTACCGGTCCAAGTATTGAGAAAAGTATCGCACCCTTGCGCTCTTTTATTTGTGAGCCCATGCAGTACGGCAATATGTTCCTAGTTGGTGATGCTGCGCACATAGTGCCGCCAACAGGGGCGAAAGGTCTTAATCTGGCGGCGTCCGATGTGGCAACTCTCTATAAAATTATGACCCGGGTTTATAAAGAGGGTGATAAGTCCTGTATTGATCAGTATTCAGAGATTGCATTGCGCCGGGTATGGCACGGTGAGCGTTTCTCATGGTGGATGACTAACATGATGCATAATTTCGGTGATATGAGCTCACATGAACTTGAGGGTGAAACCTTTGAACGTTTTATGGAATCAGAGCTTAGTTACTTCACCAGTTCTGAAAATGGTAAGCGTGTAATTGCCGAGCAATACGTTGGTTTGCCATACGAAGAACTTGCTCCATAA
- a CDS encoding LysR family transcriptional regulator, protein MRLDIRHWEMLKAINETGTLRQAAYVLGITQSALSHRLAEAERRLGGLLFEREGRKLRQTSAGRAMIQTANQIIPTLQRAEFDFQQMADNDITVVRFGVAAYSCYHWLPSFLKEMSAKEPGIQLELVASATQNPLQNLQEGSVDAVLAPGHLAIPGIDSIPVFQDELVLVTHPEHTLATKPFIEATDLESEEYLTYSKSAQPGFEYERFIRPSGTAPHLVTVVEVTDAIIELIAAGFGVSILSRWAVQSAIKNRRVSAIRVSKESLDLGWSALMRESEPSQSASRVLSRRLAEWF, encoded by the coding sequence ATGAGATTAGATATCAGGCATTGGGAAATGCTTAAAGCAATTAACGAAACAGGCACATTGAGACAGGCAGCTTATGTGCTGGGTATCACCCAGTCAGCCTTGAGCCATCGACTCGCCGAAGCGGAAAGGCGTTTGGGAGGGTTGTTATTTGAAAGAGAGGGTCGCAAGCTGCGACAAACATCTGCTGGCCGGGCAATGATACAGACCGCCAATCAGATCATTCCTACGCTACAGCGCGCCGAATTTGATTTCCAACAAATGGCAGATAACGATATAACGGTGGTTCGTTTTGGTGTTGCAGCCTATAGCTGCTATCACTGGCTGCCGTCTTTTCTGAAAGAGATGTCTGCAAAAGAGCCCGGCATTCAACTAGAACTAGTTGCCTCGGCAACGCAAAACCCACTACAAAACCTTCAGGAAGGAAGCGTCGATGCTGTGCTAGCACCTGGACACCTGGCGATTCCAGGTATCGATTCAATACCGGTATTTCAGGATGAACTCGTGTTAGTCACACACCCAGAGCATACTCTTGCAACAAAGCCCTTTATTGAGGCCACCGATTTAGAAAGTGAAGAATATCTGACTTACAGTAAATCAGCACAGCCCGGCTTTGAATATGAGCGTTTTATTCGCCCTTCTGGAACAGCACCCCATCTGGTAACCGTAGTAGAAGTGACCGACGCTATTATCGAACTAATAGCAGCTGGATTTGGTGTAAGCATACTGTCGAGATGGGCAGTTCAGTCAGCTATTAAGAACAGAAGAGTTTCTGCGATAAGAGTAAGTAAAGAGAGTCTGGATCTTGGCTGGTCTGCCTTAATGCGGGAGTCTGAACCATCCCAGTCCGCGTCAAGAGTATTGTCGCGCAGACTGGCTGAATGGTTTTAG
- a CDS encoding DMT family transporter, translating to MNSKPAINGQYLILMSAFFYGLNPFFAQLLFKEGLGAEMVSLYRFILPALFFTFFLRTPQINWPEASRTLLLGIASGVSIFGYFHALEVLPAATAILIYYTYPVFSVLIGWAFFSREPSQNALISAALVAIAASLTVRPESLPADALFSVCACFLAPLVVATQVQYLSNPRKKIPTTNRMAWITLGHIIVLLPIAIWSSPAQVLPVSITGLLSVLGIALVAAALPQVLFMLGAPRSCADKNALTGSLELVVALLSGAVLLGEHLDQLEVTAMVLIVLALFIKQVENKSKEGALAG from the coding sequence ATGAACAGTAAACCAGCAATCAATGGCCAGTATTTAATACTAATGTCGGCTTTCTTTTATGGGTTAAATCCATTTTTCGCACAGCTGCTTTTTAAAGAAGGGCTTGGTGCAGAGATGGTGAGTCTCTATCGCTTTATTTTACCTGCACTATTTTTCACTTTTTTCCTGCGCACTCCACAAATAAACTGGCCCGAAGCTAGCCGAACCTTACTACTGGGCATCGCCAGCGGTGTTTCCATATTTGGTTATTTCCATGCATTAGAAGTATTGCCGGCAGCCACTGCTATCCTGATCTACTATACGTACCCGGTTTTCAGTGTTTTGATTGGTTGGGCTTTCTTTAGCAGGGAGCCTTCACAAAACGCGCTGATCTCGGCCGCTTTAGTCGCTATAGCGGCATCATTGACCGTCAGGCCTGAATCTCTTCCTGCAGATGCACTGTTTTCAGTTTGTGCCTGCTTTTTAGCTCCTTTAGTGGTAGCCACTCAGGTTCAATATCTGTCTAATCCCAGAAAAAAAATCCCAACAACTAATAGGATGGCCTGGATAACGCTGGGCCATATTATTGTTCTTTTACCCATAGCAATATGGTCCTCACCAGCGCAAGTGTTACCCGTTTCAATTACCGGACTATTATCCGTATTAGGTATCGCGCTCGTGGCTGCAGCTTTGCCTCAAGTGTTATTTATGCTCGGTGCGCCAAGATCATGTGCAGACAAGAACGCCTTAACAGGGTCTCTCGAGCTAGTTGTCGCCTTACTCTCGGGGGCAGTTTTATTGGGAGAGCATTTAGATCAGCTAGAAGTGACAGCAATGGTATTAATTGTATTAGCATTGTTTATAAAGCAAGTAGAAAACAAGTCTAAAGAAGGAGCTTTAGCGGGTTGA
- a CDS encoding zinc ribbon domain-containing protein, which translates to MALVSCPECNNQVSDAAVACPSCGHPLKEASPVTVEKPEPIKNELFKAGGANLVLAEIAAIACVKTRNWVYAVIGLPLVIAVIFAWMSLDWPLAAGITFVGLVILGFIHVDQGSVASTGNITDIDEDMDKVTQRYHDSIDASSLVIYKGRNTFQDMHFSINPERIAEFSQASSNGHIWFYALGIGAFIAGFQYYIPLLYIVGAVLICFGFLSRKAALQITGVGGAKMELYTRASDIKQVIQELTQSIESGQKA; encoded by the coding sequence ATGGCTTTAGTATCCTGCCCCGAATGCAATAATCAGGTTTCTGATGCAGCTGTTGCTTGCCCCTCATGTGGCCATCCGCTTAAAGAAGCCTCCCCTGTTACCGTTGAAAAACCTGAACCCATTAAAAACGAGCTTTTTAAAGCCGGTGGAGCGAATCTGGTACTCGCGGAAATAGCCGCTATCGCCTGTGTGAAAACCCGTAACTGGGTTTATGCCGTTATAGGGTTGCCGTTAGTGATAGCTGTAATTTTTGCCTGGATGAGTCTGGACTGGCCACTTGCGGCAGGAATCACCTTCGTCGGCCTCGTTATCCTGGGATTCATTCATGTCGATCAAGGATCCGTTGCCAGTACCGGTAATATTACTGATATTGATGAGGATATGGATAAAGTTACACAGCGTTATCATGATTCCATCGATGCCAGCAGCTTAGTGATATATAAAGGCCGTAATACATTCCAGGATATGCACTTTTCAATTAATCCCGAAAGAATCGCTGAATTCAGTCAGGCATCATCGAATGGACATATCTGGTTTTATGCTCTGGGAATCGGCGCTTTTATTGCCGGATTCCAATACTACATACCTTTGCTGTACATAGTAGGCGCAGTATTAATCTGCTTTGGCTTTTTATCCCGTAAAGCAGCGCTTCAGATAACCGGTGTAGGTGGAGCTAAAATGGAGCTATACACCCGAGCCAGCGATATAAAACAAGTTATCCAGGAACTAACTCAATCAATAGAAAGCGGTCAAAAGGCGTAA
- a CDS encoding MBL fold metallo-hydrolase: protein MDRLKLRGNMLKPNYEQISLLVLGVSGGAGHVYDGSCSSSFLILKNDEPVALIDLGLGVIRSLNHYGYSLPDTVVITHNHTDHSGELPVVLRVEEARGRLLNIVAAAPVSERLREHRMAEHAELYQASDLANWLSPESEVETPLIDNLYITFHATRHSELCFGFVISRLSGTKKTPLIGYTGDSGCFPSLYNKISRCMVSVFDARLKGNKWHAAIEEAQPFLTEHSYIIGHGMDVQNIPEHSRMMRPGQLISIPEVD from the coding sequence GTGGATCGTTTAAAGCTTAGAGGGAATATGTTGAAGCCTAATTATGAGCAAATCAGCCTTTTGGTTTTGGGCGTTTCTGGTGGTGCTGGTCACGTTTACGATGGAAGTTGTAGCAGCAGTTTTTTAATTCTGAAAAATGATGAGCCAGTAGCCCTTATTGATCTTGGTTTGGGGGTTATCCGGTCACTGAATCACTACGGTTATTCGTTACCTGATACGGTTGTTATTACCCATAATCACACAGATCATTCAGGAGAGTTGCCTGTCGTTCTGCGAGTGGAGGAAGCGAGAGGAAGGCTTTTAAATATCGTTGCTGCGGCACCTGTATCTGAAAGGTTACGGGAGCATAGAATGGCTGAGCATGCGGAGCTGTATCAAGCTTCTGATTTAGCGAACTGGCTCTCCCCCGAATCTGAGGTGGAAACCCCTTTGATAGATAACCTCTATATAACGTTTCACGCAACCCGGCACTCTGAATTGTGCTTTGGCTTCGTTATCAGTCGGTTAAGTGGGACCAAAAAGACGCCTTTGATCGGTTATACCGGTGATAGTGGTTGTTTTCCTTCTTTATATAACAAAATATCTCGCTGTATGGTGTCAGTTTTTGACGCGCGGTTGAAGGGTAATAAATGGCATGCAGCCATAGAAGAAGCACAACCTTTTTTAACGGAGCATTCCTACATTATTGGGCACGGCATGGACGTTCAAAATATACCTGAACATAGTAGGATGATGCGGCCCGGCCAGTTGATTAGTATTCCGGAGGTAGACTGA
- the yghU gene encoding glutathione-dependent disulfide-bond oxidoreductase — protein sequence MSEYLPPKVWTFDTENGGAWSKLNRPTAGATHEKVLPEGKHPLQLYSMGTPNGQKVTIMLEELLAAGETGAEYDAHLIRISEGDQFASGFVGINPNSKIPALVDRTTKQPTRVFESGAILLYLAEKFGQFLPAELSERTEVLNWLFWLQGSAPYLGGGFGHFYAYAPEKMEYPINRFTMETKRQLDLLDQQLATSQFIANDHYSIADMAIWPWYGNLARGVQYDAGDFLDVKSYKNLQRWTEEVWQRPAVQRGNIINKTWGEPWQQLPERHQASDIDNVLKLKP from the coding sequence ATGAGCGAATACCTCCCCCCTAAAGTCTGGACGTTTGATACTGAGAATGGCGGCGCCTGGTCAAAATTAAACAGGCCAACCGCTGGAGCAACTCATGAAAAAGTGTTGCCCGAAGGCAAGCATCCTCTTCAGCTTTACTCAATGGGTACTCCCAATGGTCAGAAAGTCACCATCATGCTTGAAGAATTGTTGGCCGCGGGTGAAACTGGCGCTGAATATGATGCTCACCTGATCAGAATCAGCGAAGGAGACCAATTCGCCAGTGGCTTTGTCGGCATCAATCCAAATTCCAAAATCCCTGCGCTAGTCGACCGTACTACCAAGCAACCAACCCGAGTCTTCGAGTCCGGCGCAATACTACTCTATCTGGCTGAAAAATTTGGCCAGTTTCTGCCAGCAGAGCTATCAGAGCGTACCGAAGTCCTCAATTGGCTCTTTTGGTTACAGGGCTCCGCACCTTATTTAGGTGGCGGCTTTGGCCATTTTTACGCCTATGCTCCGGAAAAAATGGAGTACCCCATCAATCGCTTTACGATGGAAACTAAACGCCAACTCGATCTGCTAGACCAGCAATTGGCCACAAGTCAGTTTATTGCAAATGATCACTACAGCATCGCTGATATGGCAATCTGGCCCTGGTATGGCAACTTAGCACGTGGTGTTCAGTACGATGCTGGAGACTTCCTGGATGTGAAAAGTTACAAGAACCTGCAACGCTGGACAGAAGAAGTATGGCAACGCCCTGCGGTACAGCGAGGAAATATTATTAACAAAACCTGGGGAGAGCCATGGCAGCAGCTGCCAGAACGGCATCAAGCATCTGATATTGATAATGTGCTAAAGCTAAAGCCTTAG
- a CDS encoding LysR family transcriptional regulator, whose amino-acid sequence MELQQLRLFLAAAESESFTRGAERSFVSQPALSASISKLETEVGVKLFTRNKRNVVLTPAGRKLLQRAKLIVGECARAKDELKQHEVQRRLRLGVINTLSITAVARLIEQYRRENPDLKLDVFDSSAADMLKLERDNRIDLALTTVQEGPPLNRRFQCAKPLFSEPYLVAMSRSHHFSKSKVINIKDLNDELFIGRSHCEHRVLIQNLMKQHNVKLNMAYVTNQDDRALALVEANIGLTIVPAHYASSRIITTPMAEDRYQRSIGFEWGENENMNEITQFVDFASTASWAYSES is encoded by the coding sequence ATGGAATTACAACAATTACGCCTATTCCTGGCTGCCGCAGAGTCAGAAAGTTTTACCCGGGGTGCCGAACGATCATTTGTGTCTCAACCGGCACTGTCCGCCTCAATATCAAAGCTGGAAACCGAGGTAGGGGTAAAACTCTTCACCCGGAATAAGCGCAATGTGGTGCTCACACCCGCTGGGCGAAAACTATTACAACGAGCAAAGCTCATTGTCGGTGAGTGCGCCAGAGCTAAGGATGAACTCAAACAACATGAGGTGCAGCGCAGACTCAGACTCGGTGTGATAAACACCTTATCTATTACTGCAGTAGCCCGGTTAATTGAGCAATATCGCCGGGAAAATCCCGACCTTAAGCTTGACGTGTTTGATTCAAGTGCAGCGGATATGCTCAAACTGGAACGGGACAACCGTATCGATCTGGCGCTGACAACCGTTCAGGAAGGTCCACCGTTGAATCGCAGATTTCAATGTGCAAAACCACTATTTTCAGAACCCTATCTGGTTGCGATGTCCCGGAGTCATCACTTTAGCAAATCGAAAGTGATCAACATTAAAGATCTGAACGATGAATTGTTTATCGGGCGCAGTCACTGTGAGCACCGGGTACTTATTCAGAATCTGATGAAGCAACATAATGTAAAATTGAATATGGCTTACGTAACCAATCAGGATGATCGGGCACTTGCTCTGGTCGAAGCCAACATTGGCCTGACAATAGTGCCAGCCCACTATGCTTCTTCCCGCATTATCACGACACCTATGGCTGAAGACAGATACCAAAGATCGATTGGTTTTGAGTGGGGTGAAAACGAAAACATGAACGAGATCACCCAATTTGTCGACTTTGCCAGTACCGCTTCCTGGGCTTATAGCGAGAGCTGA
- a CDS encoding SDR family NAD(P)-dependent oxidoreductase — translation MTVIEKPIALIVGAGDHLGAAIARRFATEGYHIVATRRRGDLAALVSDVRSLGSDATALFSDARDEEEVLALVEKVESELGPISVAVFNVGGNVRFGITETTTQVYRKVWEMCALAGFLVGREVAKKMLPREQGTIIFTGASASVRGSSGFAAFAGGKHALRALAQSMSRELGPKGIHVAHVIVDGLIENEATKAFLPDLFASKGENGIIQPDDLAEVYWQLHKQPKTAWTFEQDVRPCAEQW, via the coding sequence ATGACAGTAATCGAAAAACCTATCGCATTGATTGTGGGTGCTGGTGATCATCTGGGCGCGGCGATTGCCAGACGGTTTGCGACCGAGGGTTATCATATTGTTGCCACCCGACGGCGGGGTGACCTGGCTGCTCTGGTGAGTGATGTGCGGTCATTAGGCTCTGATGCTACAGCGTTATTTTCAGATGCACGGGACGAAGAGGAGGTGCTTGCATTGGTTGAAAAGGTAGAGTCTGAGCTGGGGCCTATCAGTGTTGCGGTCTTCAATGTCGGGGGGAATGTGCGCTTTGGCATTACTGAAACGACAACGCAGGTATACCGAAAAGTCTGGGAAATGTGTGCCCTGGCTGGCTTTTTGGTAGGGCGTGAGGTGGCTAAAAAGATGTTGCCTCGAGAGCAGGGTACCATTATTTTTACCGGTGCTTCAGCCAGTGTGCGCGGTAGCAGTGGTTTTGCTGCCTTCGCCGGGGGCAAGCACGCCTTAAGAGCGTTGGCGCAAAGTATGTCTCGTGAGTTGGGCCCCAAGGGGATACATGTGGCGCATGTAATCGTGGATGGCCTGATTGAAAATGAAGCAACAAAAGCGTTTCTTCCCGATCTTTTCGCCAGCAAAGGTGAGAACGGTATTATCCAGCCGGATGACCTGGCTGAGGTTTATTGGCAGCTTCATAAGCAACCTAAAACGGCCTGGACCTTTGAACAGGATGTTCGTCCATGCGCAGAACAATGGTAA
- a CDS encoding 2-hydroxychromene-2-carboxylate isomerase, translated as MSKTVDFYYDYISLASYFGFMRLTELCRKTGATINYKPMLLGGVFKANGNTSPLTVPAKWEWMKKDFARHAEYYGIPYQLNPHFVFSTVSVMRGAFWALSEGRIEDYNRAMFTAAWADGKDLSSADVISEVLSDAGFDATVVMEAMTHPENKQALIQATEAAVERGVFGAPTLFVDDEIYFGQDRLGWVERALL; from the coding sequence ATGAGTAAAACAGTAGATTTCTATTATGACTATATCAGCCTGGCATCCTATTTTGGCTTTATGCGGCTGACAGAGCTTTGCCGAAAAACCGGAGCGACCATTAATTACAAACCTATGCTGTTGGGTGGCGTGTTTAAAGCTAACGGTAATACTTCACCACTCACGGTACCGGCGAAATGGGAGTGGATGAAAAAAGATTTTGCGCGTCATGCTGAGTACTACGGTATTCCTTATCAGCTCAATCCGCATTTTGTGTTCAGTACTGTCAGCGTGATGCGGGGGGCTTTCTGGGCGCTGTCTGAGGGGCGCATTGAAGATTACAACCGTGCCATGTTTACAGCGGCTTGGGCGGACGGTAAAGATCTTTCCTCTGCCGATGTGATATCAGAGGTACTGAGTGACGCCGGCTTTGATGCAACTGTAGTTATGGAAGCTATGACGCACCCTGAAAATAAACAAGCGCTGATTCAAGCCACTGAAGCGGCAGTAGAGCGGGGTGTTTTTGGTGCACCTACGCTATTTGTCGATGATGAGATTTACTTTGGTCAAGACCGCCTGGGCTGGGTTGAAAGGGCACTTCTCTGA
- a CDS encoding Na+/H+ antiporter subunit G yields MEFWIELVVSVLLILGGLFVFIGSLGLAKLPDFYTRLHGPTKATTLGMGCLLIASMIFVTYQQGYLSVHELLITLFLLITAPVTAHMLAKTAMHHELDILDKTSNKALSQRAKERMSP; encoded by the coding sequence ATGGAATTTTGGATTGAATTAGTGGTATCAGTATTGCTCATCCTGGGAGGCCTTTTTGTGTTCATTGGCTCCCTGGGTCTTGCAAAGCTGCCCGACTTTTACACCCGCCTTCACGGCCCTACCAAAGCGACTACATTGGGAATGGGCTGCCTGCTCATAGCATCGATGATATTTGTCACCTATCAGCAAGGCTATCTAAGCGTACATGAACTGCTTATTACACTGTTTTTGCTCATTACTGCGCCTGTCACTGCTCATATGCTGGCAAAAACGGCCATGCACCACGAACTAGATATACTCGACAAAACCTCAAACAAGGCTCTGTCACAACGTGCCAAAGAGCGCATGTCTCCATAG
- a CDS encoding K+/H+ antiporter subunit F produces MLSTAIVIATILVCLSLILNLWRLFKGPGRPDRILALDTMYINSIALIILFGIASSTTLYFEAALLIAMLGFVSTAAMCKYILRGDLIE; encoded by the coding sequence ATGCTAAGTACCGCAATAGTGATTGCCACCATTCTGGTTTGCTTATCGTTGATTCTTAATTTATGGCGGTTATTTAAAGGGCCGGGCAGGCCTGATCGTATTCTTGCACTGGACACCATGTACATTAACAGCATTGCGCTGATCATATTGTTTGGAATCGCTTCAAGTACAACCCTATATTTTGAGGCCGCCTTGCTCATTGCCATGCTGGGGTTTGTTAGTACGGCAGCGATGTGTAAATACATTTTACGTGGCGACCTTATAGAGTAA
- a CDS encoding Na+/H+ antiporter subunit E: MKTRPRFRLLPMPLHSLILFVVWLLLNNTVAPGHLLLGAFLAIGIPLLTSGMQDDQPGFRKPLATLRYVLMVVGDIIVANFEVALLVVRSSKKLSPAFIAVPLNIEHELPITILASTVSLTPGTVSAEVSEDKQWLYVHVLNLTDEDELIASIKHRYERPLMEIFEC, translated from the coding sequence ATGAAAACTAGACCGCGTTTTCGTTTATTACCGATGCCTCTGCACTCGCTTATACTATTTGTCGTCTGGCTGTTACTCAACAATACAGTTGCGCCTGGACACTTATTATTAGGTGCGTTTTTAGCTATAGGTATTCCTCTTCTCACATCTGGTATGCAGGACGATCAACCCGGCTTTCGTAAACCACTAGCAACCCTTCGCTATGTATTAATGGTAGTCGGAGACATTATCGTAGCTAATTTTGAAGTTGCATTACTGGTAGTCCGCTCATCTAAAAAGTTGAGCCCTGCATTTATTGCTGTCCCTCTGAATATTGAACATGAGCTTCCGATCACCATTCTTGCCAGTACGGTATCTTTAACCCCCGGTACCGTAAGTGCGGAAGTTTCCGAAGATAAGCAATGGCTCTATGTACATGTGCTCAATCTGACGGATGAAGATGAGCTAATCGCTTCAATCAAACACCGTTATGAACGCCCCCTTATGGAGATTTTCGAATGCTAA
- a CDS encoding monovalent cation/H+ antiporter subunit D, whose amino-acid sequence MQHLPILPILLPMLAAVFMLLPPLSNSITRHRFFAVSVMIILVIVSATLLLTSHQQGTQMYVLGGWQPPFGIALVADRLSTMMVLLTSLLALGAQLYACAGDDHDGMYFHPLFMFLVMGVNGAFLTGDIFNLFVFFEVLLIASYALLIHGGGKQKTKATVHYVILNLVGSSIFLFALGILYGTIGSLNMEDMANKVRLLGEHEQALAKTGGLLLLVVFGLKAALLPLHFWLPKTYAAASAPVAALFAIMTKVGVYSILRVHTTIFGEDAGALASIIIPWLWPLALITLTMGAIGVLASPSLRLTAANLVIVSVGTLMLAIAMQREAATSAALYYMIHSTLATGALFLIADLISKQRGKAEDRYVTARKMNQGKVIGIAFFIAALTVVGMPPLSGFVGKILILQAAQGMAEIVWVWPVILLAGLACLVAISRAGTTLFWRSAGESTNYIPISRLKLAAIALLLSASPLLVMFGGPVTTYTSLAAAQLHDNKAQSAYTILPKGDK is encoded by the coding sequence ATGCAACACCTGCCTATTCTTCCTATTTTATTACCCATGCTGGCGGCAGTCTTTATGTTACTTCCGCCATTAAGCAACTCGATCACCCGGCACCGTTTTTTTGCCGTTTCGGTCATGATTATTCTAGTCATAGTCTCCGCTACCCTGTTACTCACCAGTCATCAGCAAGGAACCCAAATGTACGTTTTGGGTGGCTGGCAGCCGCCTTTCGGAATAGCTTTAGTCGCCGATAGATTATCAACTATGATGGTATTGCTAACGTCACTACTTGCATTGGGTGCCCAGCTATATGCCTGCGCAGGTGATGATCATGACGGTATGTATTTTCACCCGTTATTTATGTTTCTGGTCATGGGGGTTAATGGTGCATTTTTGACAGGGGATATTTTTAATCTGTTCGTATTCTTTGAAGTTCTGCTAATAGCCTCTTATGCCCTATTAATACATGGCGGCGGTAAACAGAAAACTAAAGCCACTGTTCACTATGTCATTCTTAACCTGGTGGGTTCGAGTATTTTCCTGTTTGCGCTAGGTATTTTATACGGCACTATCGGCTCACTGAATATGGAGGATATGGCAAACAAAGTACGATTATTAGGAGAGCATGAACAAGCATTGGCTAAAACCGGTGGCCTGTTATTGTTGGTGGTCTTTGGATTAAAAGCTGCTTTGTTACCACTACATTTTTGGCTACCCAAAACCTATGCCGCCGCCAGTGCCCCGGTTGCAGCGTTATTCGCCATTATGACCAAAGTAGGCGTTTATAGTATTTTACGGGTACACACGACCATATTCGGCGAAGATGCCGGAGCCCTTGCAAGTATTATCATACCCTGGCTATGGCCATTAGCGCTCATAACGTTAACGATGGGAGCGATCGGTGTTCTTGCCAGCCCGAGCTTAAGATTAACTGCAGCCAATTTAGTGATCGTTTCGGTAGGAACACTCATGCTGGCCATTGCAATGCAACGTGAAGCGGCTACTTCAGCAGCACTTTACTACATGATTCATTCCACCCTGGCGACAGGGGCCCTGTTCCTGATCGCGGACCTCATTAGTAAACAACGGGGTAAAGCAGAAGATCGCTATGTTACTGCACGTAAGATGAATCAGGGAAAAGTCATTGGTATAGCATTTTTCATAGCCGCACTCACGGTAGTGGGCATGCCACCGTTATCAGGTTTCGTGGGCAAGATACTGATACTGCAAGCAGCTCAGGGGATGGCTGAAATAGTTTGGGTATGGCCGGTTATTTTATTGGCAGGGCTTGCATGTCTGGTAGCAATATCCCGTGCGGGAACCACCCTTTTCTGGCGATCCGCGGGAGAAAGTACTAACTATATACCGATTTCCCGGCTCAAGCTTGCTGCTATTGCACTGTTGCTCAGTGCATCACCGCTTCTGGTTATGTTTGGCGGCCCCGTCACCACTTATACGAGTCTTGCAGCAGCTCAACTGCATGATAATAAGGCTCAGTCAGCTTATACCATACTTCCAAAAGGGGACAAATAA